The following nucleotide sequence is from Candidatus Methanomethylicota archaeon.
CCATTGTTTTAATGGATAAATATATTTGTTTTTGTTTCGTAAAAATACTTCATGGCGCTTCTTATGGTAAAATTTTGATTGTGACAATAACACTATAAATAGTGCCGGGGAGCGGCATTTAAATGCCTATGAGGGCAGCAATCTTACATGAGCCATTAAAGCTTGAAATCGCTGAAGTTGAAACTCCGAAGCCAAGAGAAAATGAAATTCTTGTCAGGGTGAGAGCTATTGGCATATGTCCAAGTGATGTAAGGTATTATCTAGGGACTGGTGTACATAGACTTATTGAGTATGGGAAGGATAGCTACGGCTTGATTGGACATGAATGGAGTGGCGAGGTTTGTGAAATCGGTCCAAACGTCAAAGGAATAGATGTTGGAGAAAGGATAGCGCAGGATCATTTAGTCCCATGTGGTATGTGCAGGTATTGTGGTATGGGATTAACCAATCTATGCCTGAATAAAGTTCAATATTTAAGGGGATTTGCTGAATATGCCTTAGCATATGCGCCAAATGCATACAAACTATCAGAGAGTGTTTCATTTGAAGAGGCAGCTTTTGCTGAGCCGCTTTCATGCGTGGTACATGCTCAGAGGATAGCAAATATAAAACCAGGGGACATTGTAGTGATCATAGGTGCAGGCCCTATGGGATTGCTACACATGCAACTTGCAAAACTTGCTGGCGCACTAGTAATTATCACCGACATGATAAAGGAAAGAGTGAAAAAGGCAAAAAATCTTGGTGCAGATTATGCAGTAGACATTACAGAAGAGGATCCAGTTAGTCTTGTAAAATATGTTACAAATGGCATCGGCGCTGATAAGGTAATAGTTAGCATTGGAGGGAAGCGGCCAATTGAGCAATCCTTCCAAATAACTCGAAAAAACGGTACTATAATACTGTTTGGAGGCACTGTACCACCTGAAAACGTAGAGATTAACCCCAACATTATCCATTATGGCGAGATCATCGTAACCGGCTCAACAGATTATACTAGAGATGACTTTAGAGTGGCTATCAGTTTAATTAATAATCACAAGTTACGCTTAAAGGAGTTGATTACTCATGTTTTTCCTCTTGAAAAATT
It contains:
- a CDS encoding zinc-binding dehydrogenase, which translates into the protein MPMRAAILHEPLKLEIAEVETPKPRENEILVRVRAIGICPSDVRYYLGTGVHRLIEYGKDSYGLIGHEWSGEVCEIGPNVKGIDVGERIAQDHLVPCGMCRYCGMGLTNLCLNKVQYLRGFAEYALAYAPNAYKLSESVSFEEAAFAEPLSCVVHAQRIANIKPGDIVVIIGAGPMGLLHMQLAKLAGALVIITDMIKERVKKAKNLGADYAVDITEEDPVSLVKYVTNGIGADKVIVSIGGKRPIEQSFQITRKNGTIILFGGTVPPENVEINPNIIHYGEIIVTGSTDYTRDDFRVAISLINNHKLRLKELITHVFPLEKLKEAFETVVARKGLKVMVHP